From one Streptomyces sp. CA-210063 genomic stretch:
- a CDS encoding 2,4'-dihydroxyacetophenone dioxygenase family protein, translating into MSEEARSEFWKGLKPITNSVKPDAQPEVYLSQVATDDDRYYAPLSETVGSRPLWINVKDNSWADILYAKEAGLVNRHYHPHEVFAYTISGKWGYLERPWTAQAGDFIYEAPGEGHTLVAYESDEPMKAFFIVKGPLIWLDENGETVGYFDVHDYIELCRNHYEKVGIGADYVNSLFR; encoded by the coding sequence ATGTCCGAGGAAGCCAGGTCCGAATTCTGGAAGGGCCTCAAGCCGATCACGAACTCGGTCAAGCCTGACGCGCAGCCGGAGGTCTATCTGTCCCAGGTGGCCACCGACGACGACCGGTATTACGCACCGCTCAGCGAGACCGTCGGATCGCGCCCGCTGTGGATCAACGTCAAGGACAACTCCTGGGCAGACATCCTCTACGCCAAGGAGGCCGGACTCGTCAACCGGCACTACCACCCGCACGAGGTGTTCGCCTACACGATCTCCGGCAAGTGGGGTTATCTGGAGCGGCCCTGGACCGCGCAGGCCGGTGACTTCATCTACGAGGCGCCGGGCGAGGGACACACATTGGTGGCCTACGAGAGCGACGAGCCGATGAAGGCGTTCTTCATCGTCAAGGGGCCGTTGATCTGGCTGGACGAGAACGGCGAAACCGTCGGCTACTTCGACGTCCACGACTACATCGAGCTGTGCCGCAACCACTACGAGAAGGTCGGCATCGGCGCCGACTACGTCAACTCGCTCTTCCGGTGA
- a CDS encoding malate dehydrogenase, whose protein sequence is MMKVVIIGGAGGIGSSAAFNLLSAQGTYEIVLVDTRPYMITSHVMDQENALALGATPDTVRGGTPEDTLDADVVVLSAAVPLRLNSSRSVFLADNAAIVGQCLRPLKDSGFGGVVLMLTNPVDALMTWVHRQGWLPRHRLIGYTLNDSLRLRTGIAYALGVHPRNVDAWMIGEHGEGQVPLYSRITVGGEPVVLTSEQRAAAEEYADNWYARHVALDSGRTSTWTTGLGTARLIEAVATDSGTVLPASVVLDGEYGVHGASLGVPVEVGRDGVRRVVEWDLTPGELHGMRQAAVRVEAAVDDMGDVSVAR, encoded by the coding sequence ATGATGAAGGTCGTCATCATCGGGGGCGCGGGCGGCATCGGCTCGTCCGCCGCGTTCAACCTGCTGTCCGCGCAGGGCACGTACGAGATCGTCCTGGTCGACACCAGGCCCTACATGATCACCAGCCATGTGATGGACCAGGAGAACGCGCTCGCGCTCGGCGCGACGCCCGACACCGTTCGCGGCGGCACGCCCGAGGACACGCTCGACGCGGACGTCGTCGTGCTCAGCGCCGCCGTACCGCTGCGGCTGAACTCCTCGCGGTCGGTCTTTCTCGCCGACAACGCGGCGATCGTCGGTCAGTGCTTGCGGCCTTTGAAGGATTCCGGCTTCGGCGGTGTCGTACTGATGCTGACCAATCCCGTGGACGCGCTCATGACCTGGGTGCACCGGCAGGGCTGGCTGCCTCGGCACCGGCTGATCGGCTACACGCTCAACGACAGCCTGCGCCTGCGCACCGGTATCGCGTATGCCCTGGGCGTCCACCCCAGGAACGTCGACGCCTGGATGATCGGCGAGCACGGCGAGGGCCAGGTCCCGCTCTACAGCCGGATCACCGTCGGCGGCGAGCCCGTCGTCCTCACCAGCGAACAGCGGGCGGCAGCCGAGGAGTACGCCGACAACTGGTACGCCCGGCATGTGGCGCTCGACTCGGGCCGTACCTCCACCTGGACCACTGGCCTGGGCACCGCGCGGCTGATCGAAGCCGTTGCGACCGACAGCGGGACCGTCCTGCCCGCGTCGGTCGTCCTGGACGGTGAGTACGGAGTGCACGGGGCGAGTCTCGGTGTGCCCGTGGAGGTGGGCCGCGACGGCGTGCGCCGGGTCGTCGAGTGGGACCTCACGCCCGGCGAACTGCACGGCATGCGGCAGGCGGCCGTACGCGTCGAGGCCGCCGTGGACGACATGGGCGACGTGTCCGTCGCCCGCTGA
- a CDS encoding thiamine pyrophosphate-dependent enzyme, with product MATARTAQTIKDATFEVLRQYGLTTLFSNPGSTEVGFLADLPADIEFVLGLHEGSVVGMATGYALKSGRPALVLLHTTAGYGNAVSALATARANRAPLVVIVGQQDRRHLAHEPFLAGRLDGLAGEYPVWQHTPARAQDVPGAIARAWHEARNGRGPAVVVVPMDDWHAEADPEAVLAAPAALHGTRSADGPAVDTLAQMLRGATAPCLVAGAGNDSPEGWGSLTALAERLDCPVWQESFGARAGFPQDHRLFAGHLPSARSGLRAALAGHDAVLAVGAPVFRQYPYEQGTFVAPGTRLAVITDDPEEAHRSPVELAVLADPADTVRRLTVALPAATGTPRPPMRRVAPPAPPADGEPLRAAHVLAALADRLAPDAVVVEETPSSRPDLHALLPARAPFGFLSAAMGGLGFAMPAAIGVRMADPGRPVVAVIGDGSSLYSVQALWSAAYYGTGVLFVILANGRYAIMDRLSERAGSGAPAWPAFGELSVSGLARGLGCPAERVDSHAALLSVLDKVLPDLAGRPEPLVLEVAIEADPEFRS from the coding sequence GTGGCAACAGCCAGAACGGCCCAGACGATCAAGGACGCGACCTTTGAGGTCCTGCGCCAGTACGGACTCACGACCCTGTTCAGCAATCCGGGTTCGACAGAGGTCGGCTTCCTCGCCGACCTGCCGGCCGATATCGAGTTCGTCCTCGGACTGCACGAGGGTTCGGTGGTTGGTATGGCCACCGGGTACGCGCTGAAGAGCGGTCGGCCGGCGCTGGTGCTGCTGCATACGACCGCCGGGTACGGCAACGCCGTGAGCGCGCTGGCGACCGCGCGGGCGAACCGGGCGCCGCTGGTGGTGATCGTCGGCCAGCAGGACCGGCGGCACCTCGCCCATGAGCCGTTCCTGGCCGGGCGGTTGGACGGGCTGGCCGGGGAGTACCCGGTGTGGCAGCACACCCCGGCGCGGGCGCAGGACGTGCCGGGTGCGATCGCCCGGGCGTGGCACGAGGCGCGGAACGGGCGGGGCCCGGCGGTGGTGGTCGTACCGATGGACGACTGGCATGCCGAGGCGGACCCGGAAGCGGTCCTGGCCGCACCGGCGGCACTGCACGGGACCCGCAGCGCCGACGGCCCGGCGGTCGACACACTCGCCCAGATGCTGCGCGGGGCCACCGCACCGTGCCTGGTGGCGGGCGCCGGAAACGACTCGCCGGAGGGCTGGGGGAGCCTGACAGCGCTGGCGGAACGGCTGGACTGCCCTGTGTGGCAGGAGTCGTTCGGAGCCCGAGCAGGCTTCCCGCAGGATCACCGGCTCTTCGCCGGGCACCTGCCCTCGGCCCGGTCGGGGCTGCGGGCGGCGCTGGCCGGGCACGACGCCGTACTGGCCGTGGGGGCACCGGTGTTCCGGCAGTATCCGTACGAGCAGGGCACCTTCGTAGCACCCGGTACCCGGCTCGCCGTGATCACCGACGACCCCGAGGAGGCCCACCGCAGCCCGGTGGAGCTGGCGGTGCTGGCCGACCCGGCCGACACCGTGCGACGTCTGACGGTCGCGCTTCCCGCCGCCACGGGCACGCCCCGGCCGCCCATGAGGAGGGTGGCACCGCCCGCCCCGCCCGCCGACGGCGAGCCGCTGCGCGCGGCGCACGTGCTGGCGGCCCTGGCCGACCGGCTCGCCCCGGACGCGGTGGTCGTGGAGGAGACCCCGTCCAGCCGGCCGGACCTGCACGCGCTGCTGCCCGCCCGCGCCCCGTTCGGCTTTCTCAGCGCCGCCATGGGGGGCCTCGGCTTCGCGATGCCGGCCGCGATCGGCGTACGGATGGCGGATCCCGGGCGGCCGGTGGTGGCCGTCATCGGCGACGGGTCGTCGCTGTACTCGGTCCAGGCGCTGTGGAGCGCCGCGTACTACGGCACCGGTGTGCTGTTCGTCATCCTGGCCAACGGCCGATACGCGATCATGGACCGCCTCTCCGAACGCGCGGGCTCGGGCGCCCCCGCCTGGCCGGCGTTCGGCGAGTTGAGCGTGTCGGGACTGGCGCGCGGGCTGGGCTGCCCGGCCGAGCGGGTCGACAGCCACGCCGCCCTGCTGTCCGTACTCGACAAGGTGCTGCCTGACCTCGCCGGGCGGCCAGAGCCGCTGGTGCTCGAAGTGGCCATCGAGGCCGATCCCGAATTCCGTTCGTAG
- a CDS encoding IclR family transcriptional regulator yields MGEARGSGGEPSEPDILKPSVQTLDRGLRLLELIALSHEPLSLAELSQRMGLHRSIIYRLLRTLQDHRLIAHTPQGYVLGTRAQSLGRRTLPVLQRIAKPEIAKLAARVGLTAFFVVRDGDEAVTLVSVEVESARSRTVYTPGDRHPLTLGSPGIAMLAAEPPRDDERPEITRARAAGYATSRSEVVLGLGSLAAPVVSPSGNAVASVSIVFTVERPGPAEIEAVLDTARVVTGRLHTALSTGAVLPGVG; encoded by the coding sequence ATGGGCGAAGCGCGAGGAAGCGGCGGCGAACCGAGCGAGCCGGACATCCTCAAGCCCTCCGTTCAGACCCTGGACCGGGGGCTGCGGCTGCTTGAGCTGATAGCGCTGTCGCACGAGCCGCTGTCGCTGGCCGAGCTGAGTCAGCGGATGGGGCTGCACAGGTCGATCATCTACCGCCTGCTGCGCACCCTCCAGGACCACCGCCTGATCGCGCACACCCCGCAGGGATACGTGCTCGGCACGCGCGCCCAGTCACTTGGCCGCCGCACGCTCCCCGTACTCCAGCGGATCGCCAAACCCGAGATCGCCAAGCTCGCCGCCCGCGTCGGGCTGACCGCCTTCTTCGTCGTCCGCGACGGTGACGAGGCGGTCACTCTCGTCTCCGTCGAGGTGGAGAGCGCCCGCTCCCGCACCGTCTACACCCCAGGTGACCGGCACCCCCTCACCCTCGGCTCTCCCGGCATCGCCATGCTCGCCGCCGAACCCCCGCGCGACGACGAACGCCCCGAGATCACCCGGGCCCGCGCCGCCGGCTACGCCACCAGCCGCAGCGAGGTCGTCCTCGGCCTCGGCTCCCTCGCCGCCCCTGTCGTCTCACCCTCCGGCAACGCCGTCGCATCCGTCTCCATCGTGTTCACCGTCGAACGCCCCGGTCCCGCCGAAATCGAGGCCGTCCTCGACACCGCTCGGGTGGTCACCGGGCGTCTGCACACGGCTCTGTCCACGGGGGCGGTCCTGCCAGGCGTCGGCTGA
- a CDS encoding nitrilase-related carbon-nitrogen hydrolase: MNSVRHVEELLARAERTAGPGAFVALAADRALAEADTAATQVQAIEGGSFVLMATQVISPAGTDLFATTDEQRRLLSAGGGCSRVYGPDGRMITKEPDEGAEGLIHADIDLDEIVIAKIAYALAGHCARPDATRPVHHREPRRAVVSGGDRGNLLLAGGFGRRVRCRYGRSARKRRRTERAGHPQALRSDPGPGAAAA; this comes from the coding sequence ATGAACAGCGTCCGGCACGTAGAGGAGCTGCTCGCCCGCGCGGAGCGAACGGCCGGGCCGGGCGCCTTCGTCGCGTTGGCCGCCGACCGGGCGCTCGCCGAGGCTGACACGGCCGCCACTCAGGTCCAAGCCATCGAAGGCGGCTCCTTCGTCCTCATGGCGACCCAGGTGATCAGCCCGGCCGGCACCGACCTGTTCGCCACCACGGACGAGCAACGCCGCCTGCTGTCCGCCGGCGGCGGCTGTTCCCGGGTCTACGGACCGGACGGCCGCATGATCACCAAGGAGCCGGACGAGGGCGCGGAGGGGCTGATCCACGCCGACATCGACCTCGACGAGATCGTCATCGCGAAGATCGCGTACGCCCTGGCCGGTCACTGCGCGCGCCCCGACGCGACCCGTCCGGTCCATCATCGCGAGCCACGCCGAGCGGTCGTGTCGGGGGGTGACCGAGGCAACCTGCTCCTAGCTGGAGGGTTCGGAAGGCGCGTAAGGTGCCGGTATGGGCGAAGCGCGAGGAAGCGGCGGCGAACCGAGCGAGCCGGACATCCTCAAGCCCTCCGTTCAGACCCTGGACCGGGGGCTGCGGCTGCTTGA
- a CDS encoding ABC transporter substrate-binding protein: MDHSAQQPKNQPNRRTVLRALGIGAATAGAAPLIAACGGGLRGSGSSSGDVIKIGYVSPRTGAYAAFAESDEYILKQARAAFAKGIKYDGKTYKVQILDRDTGSDPQQAATIANELISQQGVDLMLVTSTPETVHPVANKCESEGVPCISTIEPWQSYFFGRGGTPQKTFTYTYHFFDGIEHVVTGESDIWRMFDTNKKVGVLWPNDADGGAFRDKKTGFRAQAGAKGFTFVDPGAYENGTKDFSSIIATFKKEGVQILAGVPTPPDFATFWTQAAQQGFKPKVVTIAKAILFESSVASLPNGLGDGLCTESWWLPQFPFSSSLTGQTSQQLADDYGKSAQAKGRRWNQALGFNHALFEIAGDVLRHANPKDKKAVATRIGKTSLDTVIGRVDWTAGGAANPVKNVAAIPVVSTQWVKGSGGAYDLKIIGNTQIPEAKIDAKAREL; encoded by the coding sequence ATGGACCACTCCGCGCAGCAGCCGAAGAACCAGCCGAACAGACGAACCGTCCTGCGAGCCCTCGGGATCGGCGCCGCCACCGCGGGCGCCGCGCCGCTGATCGCCGCCTGTGGCGGGGGCCTGAGGGGCTCCGGATCCTCGTCCGGCGACGTCATCAAGATCGGTTACGTGAGCCCGCGCACCGGTGCGTACGCGGCCTTCGCCGAGTCCGACGAGTACATCCTCAAGCAGGCCAGAGCGGCCTTCGCCAAGGGCATCAAGTACGACGGCAAGACCTACAAGGTGCAGATCCTCGACCGCGACACCGGCTCCGACCCGCAGCAGGCGGCGACGATCGCGAACGAGCTGATCTCCCAGCAGGGCGTGGACCTGATGCTGGTCACGTCGACGCCGGAGACCGTGCACCCGGTCGCCAACAAGTGCGAGAGCGAGGGCGTGCCCTGCATCTCGACCATCGAGCCCTGGCAGTCGTACTTCTTCGGACGTGGCGGCACCCCGCAGAAGACGTTCACGTACACGTACCACTTCTTCGACGGTATCGAGCACGTCGTCACCGGCGAGAGCGACATCTGGCGGATGTTCGACACCAACAAGAAGGTCGGTGTCCTGTGGCCGAACGACGCCGACGGCGGCGCGTTCCGCGACAAGAAGACCGGCTTCCGCGCGCAGGCCGGGGCCAAGGGCTTCACCTTCGTCGACCCGGGCGCCTACGAGAACGGGACGAAGGACTTCTCGTCGATCATCGCGACGTTCAAGAAGGAGGGCGTGCAGATCCTGGCGGGTGTGCCGACGCCGCCGGACTTCGCGACCTTCTGGACGCAGGCCGCCCAGCAGGGCTTCAAGCCGAAGGTGGTCACCATCGCCAAGGCCATCCTCTTCGAGTCGTCGGTCGCCTCGCTGCCGAACGGCCTGGGCGACGGACTGTGCACCGAGAGCTGGTGGCTGCCGCAGTTCCCGTTCAGTTCCAGCCTGACCGGGCAGACGTCGCAGCAGCTCGCCGACGACTACGGGAAGTCCGCGCAGGCCAAGGGCCGCAGGTGGAACCAGGCGCTCGGCTTCAACCACGCCCTGTTCGAGATCGCGGGCGACGTCCTGCGGCACGCGAACCCCAAGGACAAGAAGGCTGTCGCCACCCGGATCGGGAAGACCAGCCTGGACACGGTCATCGGCCGCGTCGACTGGACCGCGGGCGGCGCGGCCAACCCGGTCAAGAACGTCGCCGCCATCCCGGTGGTCAGCACCCAGTGGGTCAAGGGCAGTGGCGGCGCGTACGACCTGAAGATCATCGGCAACACGCAGATCCCCGAGGCCAAGATCGACGCCAAGGCCCGGGAGCTGTGA
- a CDS encoding ABC transporter ATP-binding protein: MTAPVLQPLLEVEHLAVSFGALNVLEDVELAVPRGQAVGIVGPNGAGKSTLLSAISGVEPATRGTVRLGGRDVTRASAAQRCRLGVGRSFQIPRPFGDLTVFENVLVGAQRGAGLRGAHAREQALTALETTGMLQVANKPAGGLPLLGRKRLELARALATAPELLLLDEIAGGLTESEADELVGTVLSLKEAGVTILWIEHVVKALVQVVDRLVCLAYGRIRVDGDPHEVLASPEVAEVYLGGTAA, translated from the coding sequence GTGACGGCGCCGGTGCTCCAGCCGCTGCTGGAGGTCGAGCACTTGGCCGTCAGTTTCGGGGCCCTCAACGTCCTGGAGGACGTTGAGCTGGCGGTCCCGCGCGGCCAGGCCGTCGGTATCGTCGGCCCGAACGGGGCCGGCAAGTCGACGCTGCTGAGCGCCATCTCGGGCGTCGAGCCCGCCACCCGGGGCACCGTACGGCTCGGGGGCCGCGACGTCACCCGCGCCTCCGCCGCCCAGCGGTGCCGGCTCGGGGTCGGCCGGTCCTTCCAGATCCCCCGCCCGTTCGGGGATCTGACGGTCTTCGAGAACGTCCTGGTCGGCGCCCAGCGCGGTGCCGGACTGCGCGGGGCCCACGCCCGGGAACAGGCCCTCACCGCGCTGGAGACCACCGGCATGCTCCAGGTCGCCAACAAGCCGGCCGGCGGCCTGCCGCTGCTCGGCCGCAAGCGCCTGGAGCTGGCCCGCGCGCTGGCCACCGCCCCCGAGCTGCTCCTGCTCGACGAGATCGCAGGTGGCCTCACCGAGAGCGAGGCCGACGAACTGGTCGGCACCGTCCTGTCGTTGAAGGAGGCCGGCGTGACCATCCTGTGGATCGAGCATGTCGTCAAGGCCCTGGTCCAGGTCGTGGACCGGCTGGTCTGCCTCGCGTACGGCCGCATCCGCGTCGACGGCGACCCGCACGAGGTCCTCGCCAGCCCCGAGGTCGCCGAGGTCTACCTGGGAGGTACGGCAGCATGA
- a CDS encoding ABC transporter ATP-binding protein, with product MSSPLLHLDAVDAGYGDFQALFGITLDVAEGELLALVGANGAGKSTLLRTVAGALKPFSGTVRFDGEDVTALPDIHRSRQGIGLVPEGRRLFPSLTVEENLRVGAATGRKGPWDLKKVYEMMPLVADRRTRKAARLSGGEQQAVAIGRALMGNPRLLLLDEVSLGLAPLVVEQLYTALPGIRAEGTTVVLVEQDLTRTFAVADRIACVLEGRVVLTAPAADLTREQVTAAYFGTLEVTSP from the coding sequence ATGAGCAGCCCACTGCTGCACCTCGATGCGGTCGATGCCGGATACGGGGACTTCCAGGCTCTTTTCGGCATCACCCTCGACGTCGCCGAGGGCGAACTCCTCGCCCTTGTCGGCGCCAACGGCGCCGGCAAGTCCACCCTGCTGCGGACCGTCGCCGGGGCCCTCAAGCCCTTCAGCGGAACCGTCCGCTTCGACGGGGAGGACGTCACCGCCCTCCCCGACATCCACCGCTCCCGCCAGGGCATCGGCCTCGTCCCCGAGGGGCGGCGGCTCTTCCCGTCCCTCACCGTCGAGGAGAACCTCCGGGTCGGCGCCGCCACCGGCCGCAAAGGCCCGTGGGACCTGAAGAAGGTGTACGAGATGATGCCGCTCGTCGCCGACCGCCGCACCCGCAAGGCCGCCCGCCTCTCCGGAGGCGAGCAGCAGGCCGTCGCCATCGGCCGCGCCCTGATGGGCAACCCCCGCCTGCTGCTGCTCGACGAGGTGTCGCTCGGCCTCGCGCCGCTGGTCGTCGAGCAGCTCTACACGGCGCTTCCCGGCATCCGCGCCGAGGGCACCACCGTCGTCCTCGTGGAGCAGGACCTGACCCGCACCTTCGCGGTCGCCGACCGCATCGCCTGCGTCCTGGAAGGCCGCGTCGTCCTGACCGCCCCGGCCGCCGACCTGACCCGTGAGCAGGTCACGGCCGCGTACTTCGGCACCTTGGAGGTGACGTCCCCATGA
- a CDS encoding branched-chain amino acid ABC transporter permease gives MTWLNAIAQGMLLGGVFAMAAAGLSLIFGVMRVANLAHGDLMILGGYVASVAAVSLHIPVALTVLVSMAAVGGLGYLVQRTLLDRAMGLSEFAPLMVTFGISVIIPNVLVQLFSNDTKPLGIGSLGTASIRVGSDLAIGWFPLITVVAAVAVLAALHLFLYRTQSGRIVRATADDRAVVRLMGVDNRKVYALTSVIAFATVALAGTLYTMRQGGVTPYEGQLTVLFAFEVVIIGGLGSLWGTLAGGMVLGIAQSVGAQISPDLPLLAGHLVFLAILVFRPQGLFGRSVLA, from the coding sequence ATGACGTGGCTCAACGCCATCGCACAGGGCATGCTGCTCGGCGGCGTCTTCGCCATGGCCGCGGCGGGCCTGTCCCTGATCTTCGGGGTGATGCGGGTCGCCAACCTCGCCCACGGCGACCTGATGATCCTCGGCGGCTACGTGGCCTCGGTGGCCGCCGTCAGCCTGCACATCCCCGTCGCGCTCACCGTGCTGGTCTCGATGGCGGCCGTCGGCGGCCTCGGCTACCTCGTCCAGCGGACACTGCTCGACCGGGCCATGGGGCTCAGCGAGTTCGCGCCCCTGATGGTCACCTTCGGCATCTCCGTGATCATCCCCAACGTACTTGTCCAGCTCTTCAGCAACGACACCAAGCCGCTCGGCATCGGCTCGCTCGGCACAGCGAGCATCCGCGTCGGCAGCGACCTGGCCATCGGCTGGTTCCCGCTGATCACCGTCGTGGCGGCGGTCGCCGTCCTGGCCGCGCTGCACCTCTTCCTCTACCGCACCCAGTCCGGCCGCATCGTCCGGGCTACCGCCGACGACCGCGCCGTCGTCCGGCTGATGGGCGTCGACAACCGCAAGGTCTATGCCCTCACCAGCGTCATCGCCTTCGCCACCGTCGCCCTGGCCGGCACCCTCTACACCATGCGGCAGGGCGGGGTGACCCCGTACGAGGGCCAGCTCACCGTCCTGTTCGCCTTCGAAGTCGTCATCATCGGCGGCCTCGGCTCGCTATGGGGCACCCTCGCCGGCGGCATGGTGCTGGGCATCGCGCAGTCCGTCGGCGCCCAGATCTCGCCCGACCTGCCGTTGCTCGCCGGGCATCTGGTGTTCCTGGCGATTCTGGTTTTCCGGCCGCAGGGCCTGTTCGGCAGGAGTGTGCTCGCATGA
- a CDS encoding branched-chain amino acid ABC transporter permease: protein MTAQTTAVDSPAAPSVPPAVRRGGRAAALGLAGTFLVLGVMASLPYVVDNGVTTQLVKLCYLIALASMWNLLAGYAGMVSMGQQAFIGLGAYTLFVVNDHGINVYAGTLVVSAVVALIAWPVSYIAFRLRGGYFAVGTWVIAEVVRLIVVRFDSLGAASGRNITTITAEPVLRQAYTYWLALAVMAAAVLGTYLALRSRLGLDLQAIRDDETAAGSLGVNVTRGKRIIYIAAAGGCAAAGAVICVNSLGVASPSQIFGVQYTALMIFMVVIGGIGTVEGPVIGALVYFLLDKYFAQSGVWYLVVIGAAAIAVSLYLPRGLWGTLAHRTGFAIFPVTHKVLPTARRDEA, encoded by the coding sequence ATGACCGCCCAGACCACCGCCGTCGACTCCCCGGCGGCCCCGTCCGTACCCCCCGCCGTCCGACGCGGCGGCCGCGCCGCCGCCCTCGGCCTGGCCGGGACGTTCCTCGTCCTGGGGGTCATGGCGAGCCTGCCCTACGTCGTCGACAACGGCGTCACCACCCAACTGGTGAAGCTCTGCTACCTCATCGCCCTGGCCTCGATGTGGAACCTGCTCGCCGGATACGCCGGCATGGTCTCCATGGGCCAGCAGGCTTTCATCGGCCTCGGCGCGTACACGCTGTTCGTCGTCAACGACCACGGAATCAACGTCTACGCCGGCACGCTCGTCGTCTCGGCGGTCGTCGCTCTGATCGCGTGGCCGGTGTCCTACATCGCCTTCCGGCTGCGCGGCGGCTACTTCGCCGTCGGGACATGGGTGATCGCCGAGGTCGTTCGCCTCATCGTCGTCCGCTTCGACTCCCTCGGTGCCGCGAGCGGCCGCAACATCACCACCATCACCGCCGAACCGGTGCTACGGCAGGCGTACACCTACTGGTTGGCCCTCGCCGTGATGGCGGCGGCGGTACTGGGCACGTATCTGGCGCTGCGCAGCCGCCTCGGTCTGGACCTCCAGGCCATCCGGGACGACGAGACCGCGGCCGGCTCACTCGGCGTGAACGTCACGCGTGGCAAGCGGATCATCTACATCGCGGCGGCCGGCGGCTGCGCCGCTGCCGGAGCGGTGATCTGCGTCAACAGCCTTGGTGTGGCCTCGCCTTCACAGATCTTCGGGGTGCAGTACACGGCCCTGATGATCTTCATGGTCGTCATCGGCGGCATCGGCACCGTCGAAGGCCCGGTCATCGGCGCCCTCGTCTACTTCCTCCTCGACAAGTACTTCGCCCAGAGCGGCGTCTGGTACCTCGTCGTCATCGGCGCCGCCGCCATCGCCGTCTCCCTCTACCTTCCACGGGGCCTGTGGGGAACCCTGGCCCACCGGACCGGTTTCGCGATCTTCCCCGTGACCCACAAAGTCCTGCCAACCGCGCGACGTGACGAGGCCTGA
- a CDS encoding polymorphic toxin-type HINT domain-containing protein, translating into MRVGRGHGQQLRPRHPGPHGRRLDQADREGQAGRQGGGHGPEDGEDLRPDGRGDDRGQGQHGSRPHHAEDPRRLHRQDRDHHGHRDGRTPLLVPSLREWVDAGELEPGQWVQTSSGTWVQISAVKAWTAQKATVHNLTVTDAHTYYVLAGATPVLVHNCGWSELAA; encoded by the coding sequence GTGCGAGTCGGCCGCGGGCATGGCCAACAGCTTCGTCCCCGGCACCCAGGTCCTCATGGCCGACGGCTCGACCAAGCCGATCGAGAAGGTCAGGCCGGGCGACAAGGTGGTGGCCACGGACCCGAAGACGGGGAAGACCTCCGTCCAGACGGCCGCGGCGACGATCGTGGGCAAGGGCAGCATGGATCTCGTCCGCATCACGCTGAAGATCCACGACGGCTCCACCGCCAAGACCGCGACCACCACGGTCACCGCGACGGCCGGACACCCCTTCTGGTTCCGTCCCTGCGGGAGTGGGTCGACGCGGGCGAACTCGAACCCGGCCAGTGGGTCCAGACGTCCTCGGGCACCTGGGTTCAGATCAGTGCGGTCAAGGCGTGGACTGCGCAGAAGGCGACGGTTCACAACCTGACCGTCACGGATGCGCACACGTACTATGTGCTGGCGGGGGCTACGCCCGTACTCGTTCACAACTGCGGTTGGAGCGAACTCGCGGCTTAG
- a CDS encoding IS3 family transposase, which yields MTVHPFIEAEKHGGHSVKRACELLQVSRTAFYARRTAKPGPRTVRDTELTEKITEVHERSRGTYGVPRVHAALQRQGEDCGRRRVARLMRDAGLKGRHRRRRRLTTIPDPRAASRPDLIVRDFAPDPDGLDTRWCGDITYVATDEGWLYLATVIDIASRRVVGWSTADHLRTELVADALTAACRERRPARPVIFHSDRGCQYTSQQFATLATEFGVRLSVPRTGQCWDNALAESFFATIKRELLDTSPWPSRAAARTAIFDFIEGWYNLHRLHSSLGYRSPAEYETALAA from the coding sequence GTGACGGTGCACCCGTTCATCGAGGCGGAAAAGCATGGCGGTCACAGCGTCAAGCGTGCGTGTGAACTGCTGCAGGTCTCCCGAACCGCCTTCTACGCCCGCCGCACCGCCAAGCCGGGGCCGCGAACGGTCCGGGACACCGAACTGACCGAGAAGATCACGGAAGTCCATGAGCGGTCCCGTGGAACCTACGGAGTCCCGCGGGTCCATGCCGCCCTGCAACGACAGGGCGAGGACTGCGGACGACGCCGCGTCGCCAGACTGATGCGCGACGCCGGGCTTAAGGGCCGCCACCGCAGACGACGACGGCTGACGACGATCCCCGACCCGCGGGCCGCCTCCAGGCCCGACCTCATCGTCCGGGACTTCGCTCCCGACCCGGACGGCCTCGACACCCGCTGGTGCGGTGACATCACCTACGTTGCCACTGACGAGGGCTGGCTGTATCTGGCCACCGTCATCGACATCGCCTCCCGCCGCGTGGTCGGCTGGTCCACCGCCGACCACCTGCGGACCGAACTCGTCGCCGACGCCCTCACGGCGGCCTGCCGCGAGCGTCGCCCCGCCCGGCCGGTGATCTTTCACTCGGATCGCGGCTGTCAGTACACCAGTCAGCAATTCGCCACGCTGGCAACGGAGTTCGGCGTCCGCCTGTCCGTCCCCCGCACCGGGCAGTGCTGGGACAACGCGCTCGCCGAGTCGTTCTTCGCCACCATCAAACGGGAGTTGCTCGACACGAGCCCCTGGCCCAGCCGGGCCGCCGCCCGCACCGCGATATTCGACTTCATCGAAGGCTGGTACAACTTGCACCGACTGCACAGCAGCCTCGGTTACCGCAGTCCCGCCGAATACGAGACCGCGCTCGCAGCCTGA